Proteins encoded by one window of uncultured Draconibacterium sp.:
- a CDS encoding alpha/beta hydrolase, giving the protein MRINLLIIILLISTLTVFSQEEINLYDGHIPNVIGNGPEEKSFDAPFGKVYYQVATPTLKVFEPAKEKNTGAAVILCPGGSYSALVYGFETKTAEILAENGIVGIVLKYRLPDPRFYENKEIVPLQDVQQALIKVRENASKWGIDPQKVGILGSSAGGHLAATAGTHFEKCYVQNPNNTSVKPDFLVLNYPVISLADSLTHYQSRLRLIGEESIPDEIFQLMATDSNKAEKMMAEIPVPQDKILEFSNELHVSCETPPTFIDHANDDNTVSIQNSILFIAALQQNEVDVDCFFYANGGHGYLADNLNKKVEWIDSCIEWIKEEIK; this is encoded by the coding sequence ATGAGAATTAATTTGTTGATCATTATTTTGTTGATCAGCACTTTAACTGTCTTTTCTCAGGAAGAAATAAATCTGTACGACGGACATATTCCTAATGTGATCGGAAACGGACCGGAGGAGAAATCATTTGACGCACCTTTTGGTAAAGTTTATTATCAGGTTGCAACGCCTACTCTTAAAGTGTTTGAGCCAGCAAAAGAAAAAAATACAGGTGCTGCTGTAATTCTTTGTCCCGGAGGAAGTTATTCTGCACTGGTATATGGTTTTGAAACAAAAACCGCAGAGATCTTGGCTGAAAATGGCATTGTTGGCATCGTTTTAAAATACCGATTGCCTGATCCAAGGTTCTATGAAAACAAGGAAATTGTTCCCTTGCAGGATGTGCAACAGGCGCTGATCAAGGTTCGTGAGAATGCATCAAAATGGGGAATTGATCCGCAAAAGGTCGGGATTTTGGGATCATCAGCAGGCGGTCATTTAGCTGCCACTGCAGGAACACATTTCGAAAAATGCTATGTTCAAAATCCAAATAACACCAGTGTAAAACCTGATTTTCTGGTCTTGAATTACCCGGTTATCAGTTTAGCAGACAGTTTAACACATTATCAATCAAGGTTACGATTGATTGGTGAAGAATCCATTCCGGATGAAATATTTCAACTTATGGCAACTGATAGTAATAAGGCCGAAAAAATGATGGCAGAAATACCAGTCCCTCAGGATAAGATTCTTGAATTTTCCAATGAGTTGCATGTAAGTTGTGAAACACCACCAACATTTATTGATCATGCAAATGATGATAACACGGTAAGCATTCAAAATTCGATCCTTTTTATTGCCGCTCTTCAGCAGAATGAAGTGGATGTCGATTGCTTTTTTTATGCGAATGGGGGACACGGTTATTTGGCAGATAATTTAAATAAAAAAGTGGAGTGGATTGATTCATGTATTGAATGGATAAAAGAAGAAATAAAGTGA
- a CDS encoding glycosyl hydrolase, giving the protein MKLNRTGYSKCKTTIKLVIIVCILFLTACKNAPTDNNIAQLKSEFQTPPDDAKPRVWWHWMNGNVTKEGIRADLEWMNRVGIGGFQNFDAGLNSPQVVENRLVYMTPDWKDHFLFTTKLADSLGLEMAIAGSPGWSESGGPWVKPEEAMKKYVWSEVRVKGGETFNGKLPQPPSVSGPFQNIGLAANPMGGHGADVPNFYSDVKVFAYRLPDADKSLKELNPKITSSGGNFTVELLSDGDLVKTAKLPESKISWIQYEFAEPVTMQAVTVVGGSGGGMFRGGGAKRTLEASNDGKTFTKVIDIPNGSVDESTLTFAPTTAKYFRAIWEKQPVRMDPAMAGLFGFGPPPANGTDVAEFVLHTGGRVNRFEDKAAFSGATDLYTVWTPEVAPETVVDKNNVVDLTAQMQEDGMLNWTPEDGEWMIVRMGYSLTGHQNSPASPEATGLEVDKLNAKHVKAYFTNYLDQYKDATGGLMGEHGLQYVITDSWEAGTQNWTDEMITEFENRRGYEMLPWMPVLTGHIVESAEASDRFLWDFRKTLADLVVENHYDLLTTMLKERNMGRYSESHEARRAFIGDGMEVKKTADVPMGAGWTPGGFGGNEGGFASVYQADIRESSSVAHLYGQKYVAAESLTAMGSDWAWSPELLKPIADHLMACGLNRFVIHTSVHQPLMDKAPGMSLGPFGQWFTRNETWAEQATAWTSYLARSCYMLQQGKYVADIVWYYGEDNNITTLFSRMRGGDLPAVPEGYSYDFINADAVQNWISVDNGEYVTPTGMSYRVLVLDPNSSYMTLALLKKIKSMVEAGGVVTGAKPIMTPSLSDDPAEFDVIVNQLWANENGVNTVGSGKVYAGFELKDVMTQQEITPDMVYTKPKADSELFFAHRQVDGTDIYWVNNRSDEATEMDVTFRVAGKIAEVWHPETGKTEAVSFAISGNQTTVPMHLEPNDAVFVVFGDNTNEKSVNIPKVAESKLEEVAGPWTVEFQPERGAPAQATFEALTPWNENADQGIKYFSGTASYKKTIATPESWLADGSEVWIDLGALQNMAEVKVNGKSMGIVWKKPFKVNITEGLTAGENELEIEVTNLWVNRQIGDQQPGVEEKITFVSNPFYKADSPLKTSGLMGPVSIISMKQ; this is encoded by the coding sequence ATGAAACTAAATCGGACTGGATACTCTAAATGTAAAACAACAATAAAACTTGTTATTATTGTTTGTATTTTATTCCTGACAGCCTGCAAAAATGCGCCCACCGATAATAATATTGCTCAGCTAAAATCTGAGTTTCAAACACCACCTGATGATGCTAAACCCCGCGTATGGTGGCACTGGATGAACGGAAACGTTACCAAAGAAGGAATTCGCGCCGATCTGGAATGGATGAATCGTGTTGGAATAGGTGGTTTCCAAAACTTCGATGCCGGACTTAACAGCCCGCAGGTAGTGGAGAACAGGCTCGTTTATATGACTCCCGACTGGAAAGATCACTTCCTGTTTACCACAAAGCTTGCCGATTCATTAGGTCTTGAAATGGCCATTGCCGGTTCTCCGGGATGGAGCGAAAGTGGTGGCCCATGGGTAAAACCAGAAGAGGCAATGAAAAAATATGTATGGAGCGAAGTGCGAGTTAAAGGTGGAGAAACTTTTAACGGAAAATTACCGCAACCACCTTCTGTTTCTGGTCCTTTTCAAAACATAGGACTTGCAGCTAATCCAATGGGAGGACATGGTGCTGACGTTCCGAATTTTTACAGCGATGTTAAAGTTTTTGCTTATCGTTTGCCCGATGCCGATAAGTCGTTAAAGGAATTGAACCCCAAAATTACATCAAGTGGTGGGAATTTTACGGTTGAATTACTAAGCGATGGCGATTTGGTAAAAACAGCAAAACTTCCTGAATCAAAAATCTCTTGGATACAATATGAATTTGCAGAACCGGTTACCATGCAGGCTGTTACCGTAGTTGGTGGCAGCGGTGGCGGTATGTTTAGAGGCGGCGGTGCCAAACGTACTTTAGAAGCTTCAAACGATGGAAAAACATTCACAAAAGTTATTGATATACCAAATGGTTCTGTTGATGAATCTACCTTAACATTTGCACCAACTACAGCAAAATATTTCAGAGCAATTTGGGAAAAACAACCGGTTAGAATGGATCCTGCCATGGCGGGACTGTTTGGATTTGGACCTCCTCCTGCAAATGGAACCGATGTTGCTGAGTTTGTACTTCATACAGGCGGTAGAGTAAATCGTTTCGAAGATAAAGCCGCATTCTCGGGAGCTACTGATTTGTACACTGTTTGGACTCCGGAAGTGGCACCTGAAACAGTGGTCGACAAAAACAATGTGGTTGACCTAACTGCGCAAATGCAGGAAGACGGAATGCTGAACTGGACTCCGGAAGACGGCGAATGGATGATCGTTCGAATGGGGTATTCGTTAACCGGACATCAAAACAGCCCGGCGTCGCCCGAAGCTACCGGTTTGGAAGTTGATAAACTCAATGCTAAACACGTTAAAGCTTACTTCACAAATTATCTCGATCAGTATAAAGACGCCACGGGCGGTTTGATGGGCGAGCACGGTTTGCAGTATGTGATAACCGACAGTTGGGAAGCCGGAACACAAAACTGGACCGATGAAATGATCACCGAATTCGAAAATAGGAGAGGATACGAAATGCTTCCATGGATGCCCGTTTTAACCGGTCATATTGTGGAAAGTGCCGAAGCCAGCGACCGCTTTTTGTGGGATTTCAGAAAAACACTGGCTGATCTGGTTGTGGAAAATCACTACGACCTGCTTACTACCATGCTGAAAGAACGCAATATGGGGCGTTATTCTGAATCGCATGAGGCACGCCGTGCTTTTATTGGCGACGGAATGGAAGTGAAGAAAACGGCTGATGTGCCAATGGGTGCCGGCTGGACTCCGGGAGGATTTGGCGGAAACGAAGGTGGTTTCGCTTCGGTTTACCAGGCTGACATTCGTGAATCATCATCAGTAGCTCACTTGTACGGACAGAAATATGTAGCTGCCGAATCATTAACCGCAATGGGTAGTGACTGGGCTTGGTCACCCGAATTGCTGAAACCAATTGCTGATCACTTGATGGCGTGTGGTTTGAACCGTTTCGTAATTCATACATCAGTACACCAGCCATTAATGGATAAAGCACCGGGAATGAGTCTCGGACCGTTCGGACAATGGTTTACACGCAACGAAACATGGGCTGAGCAGGCTACTGCGTGGACATCGTATTTAGCCAGAAGTTGCTACATGTTGCAGCAGGGTAAATATGTGGCCGATATTGTCTGGTATTACGGCGAAGACAACAACATAACAACACTTTTCAGCAGAATGCGCGGTGGCGATCTACCGGCTGTTCCGGAAGGATACAGTTACGATTTTATCAATGCCGACGCGGTTCAAAACTGGATTTCAGTGGATAATGGCGAATATGTTACGCCTACCGGAATGAGTTATCGCGTTTTGGTACTCGATCCGAACAGTAGTTATATGACACTTGCTCTGTTGAAGAAAATAAAATCAATGGTGGAAGCCGGAGGTGTAGTTACCGGTGCCAAACCTATTATGACTCCAAGTTTAAGCGACGATCCTGCTGAATTTGATGTCATTGTAAATCAACTTTGGGCAAACGAAAATGGAGTAAATACCGTAGGAAGCGGTAAAGTTTACGCAGGATTTGAGCTAAAAGATGTAATGACACAGCAGGAGATTACGCCGGATATGGTTTACACAAAACCCAAAGCCGACAGTGAATTGTTCTTCGCGCACCGCCAGGTTGATGGAACAGATATTTACTGGGTAAACAACCGTAGCGACGAGGCAACTGAGATGGATGTCACTTTCCGGGTAGCAGGTAAAATAGCCGAGGTTTGGCATCCCGAAACCGGAAAAACAGAAGCGGTTTCTTTTGCAATTTCCGGAAATCAAACGACTGTTCCGATGCATTTGGAACCTAACGATGCAGTTTTTGTGGTGTTTGGTGATAACACAAATGAGAAATCTGTAAATATTCCTAAAGTAGCAGAAAGCAAATTGGAAGAAGTTGCAGGTCCGTGGACTGTGGAATTCCAGCCCGAGCGCGGAGCTCCTGCACAGGCTACATTTGAAGCGCTTACTCCATGGAATGAAAACGCAGATCAGGGAATAAAATATTTTTCAGGAACAGCAAGTTACAAGAAAACGATTGCAACTCCTGAAAGCTGGCTCGCCGATGGATCGGAAGTCTGGATTGATTTAGGAGCTTTACAAAACATGGCAGAAGTTAAGGTGAACGGCAAATCGATGGGAATCGTTTGGAAAAAGCCTTTCAAAGTAAATATTACTGAAGGACTTACTGCCGGAGAAAACGAATTAGAAATTGAGGTGACCAACCTTTGGGTGAACCGTCAAATCGGTGACCAGCAACCAGGTGTAGAAGAGAAAATCACCTTTGTTTCAAACCCGTTTTACAAGGCCGACTCTCCATTGAAAACATCAGGATTGATGGGGCCGGTGAGCATAATTAGTATGAAACAATAG
- a CDS encoding MBL fold metallo-hydrolase — protein sequence MKQKTITISLLMLLVSVFSFAQRQNTQERPGPITRPMIVEIAKNTYFINEFGMNAMYVLVGDKSALVIDTGTGFCDFKGIIEKLTDLPYKVVLTHGHPDHAGGINQFETVYMNLADTAMATHIPYEQKAEYGDIMRRMSIGYKDVWGYIKEDVITSTELPEIKPIEDEQVFDLGNRKVTAYYAPGHSPGCTAFLDPTTKILFSGDAANGNVGTRLPVSQTLRYLVRLKELQPAYDRMFTGHISYAGTIDVYSQKLEVLDDIIEAFRSILRGDAEVKEVQNHLFPEMKNTVAVYGQASVGFDPGNLWEEGKEHKIY from the coding sequence ATGAAACAAAAAACTATTACGATTTCATTATTAATGCTGTTGGTTAGTGTATTTTCTTTTGCGCAACGACAAAATACGCAAGAAAGGCCTGGACCAATAACCCGTCCAATGATTGTTGAGATAGCTAAAAACACCTATTTTATCAACGAATTTGGGATGAACGCCATGTATGTTTTGGTGGGCGACAAAAGTGCGCTGGTTATCGATACCGGCACAGGTTTCTGCGATTTTAAAGGTATCATAGAAAAGTTAACCGACCTGCCTTACAAAGTGGTTTTAACACACGGTCATCCCGATCATGCAGGTGGAATAAATCAATTCGAAACAGTATATATGAACCTTGCAGACACCGCAATGGCAACACATATTCCGTATGAGCAAAAAGCGGAATACGGCGATATCATGCGCAGAATGAGCATTGGTTACAAAGATGTTTGGGGCTACATTAAAGAAGATGTAATTACAAGCACTGAATTGCCCGAAATCAAGCCAATTGAAGATGAACAGGTATTTGATTTGGGTAACCGCAAAGTTACCGCGTATTATGCGCCGGGTCACTCGCCGGGTTGTACCGCTTTTCTCGATCCTACAACAAAAATTCTGTTCTCGGGCGACGCTGCTAATGGCAATGTTGGTACTCGTCTGCCGGTAAGTCAAACACTTCGATATTTAGTGCGCTTAAAAGAATTGCAACCTGCTTACGACAGAATGTTTACAGGTCATATTTCTTATGCAGGAACTATCGATGTGTATTCGCAAAAGCTGGAAGTTCTGGACGATATTATCGAAGCTTTCAGATCCATTTTACGTGGCGATGCTGAAGTTAAAGAGGTACAAAACCACCTTTTCCCTGAGATGAAAAACACGGTGGCCGTTTATGGTCAGGCAAGTGTTGGTTTCGATCCTGGTAATTTATGGGAAGAAGGTAAAGAACATAAAATTTACTAG
- a CDS encoding PHB depolymerase family esterase, producing the protein MAQQKEGSSVDRPGEYFNGFAGYLKGSGRAEKMYKGDQFVQTETARDIFNSLFFLTTYGLEKQDDPAITSYWASKGLKKEIYDIQDSSRMWSVFTPNGYYENYGDGHKFPLVFCLHGNNNNILLAETYGFAELGGKEGFITVVPWADNEDIILDEVPRILNILREKGYPIDETRIYASGFSKGGAATMQVGINYPDLFAAIAPGGANPASEVGENDETLKAMGPNMGFTAEQFKNAAKYKMPVMFFGGTCDNMPLSANAANWIKISGAVAPDVTKETVANITAHSGYGVERMTGLQFNLDQMEIKANDDTYYYTGSYYNEDDVCTFRVVAVEGVPHWLVKSEAAEVWKFLSQFARNKETGKLLYTN; encoded by the coding sequence ATGGCCCAGCAAAAAGAAGGTTCTTCGGTAGATAGACCGGGCGAATATTTTAACGGTTTTGCTGGCTATTTAAAAGGATCGGGAAGAGCTGAAAAAATGTACAAAGGAGATCAGTTTGTTCAAACTGAAACAGCACGTGATATTTTCAACAGCCTGTTTTTTCTTACCACTTATGGGCTGGAAAAACAAGATGATCCGGCAATCACATCTTATTGGGCGTCAAAAGGATTAAAAAAGGAAATCTATGATATCCAGGATTCCTCCCGGATGTGGTCCGTATTTACACCAAATGGTTATTACGAGAACTATGGCGATGGTCATAAATTCCCTTTGGTTTTCTGTCTTCATGGCAATAACAATAACATTCTGCTGGCTGAAACTTACGGTTTTGCTGAGCTAGGTGGAAAAGAAGGATTTATAACCGTAGTTCCATGGGCTGATAACGAAGATATTATTCTCGATGAAGTTCCCCGTATTTTAAACATCCTTCGCGAAAAAGGCTATCCGATTGATGAAACCAGAATATACGCATCAGGTTTCTCAAAAGGTGGGGCAGCTACAATGCAGGTTGGTATTAACTATCCTGATTTATTTGCGGCAATTGCACCGGGCGGTGCTAATCCCGCGAGCGAAGTTGGCGAAAATGATGAAACGCTAAAAGCGATGGGGCCAAATATGGGATTCACTGCTGAGCAATTTAAAAATGCAGCAAAATATAAAATGCCCGTAATGTTTTTTGGTGGCACTTGCGATAATATGCCGCTTTCTGCAAATGCCGCCAACTGGATTAAAATCTCCGGAGCCGTTGCGCCCGACGTAACCAAAGAAACTGTAGCTAACATTACTGCACATTCTGGCTACGGAGTTGAGCGAATGACCGGGCTTCAGTTTAACCTCGATCAAATGGAAATTAAAGCAAATGACGATACTTATTACTATACCGGAAGCTACTACAACGAAGATGATGTATGTACATTCCGCGTTGTGGCAGTTGAAGGAGTTCCGCACTGGCTGGTAAAATCAGAGGCCGCCGAAGTGTGGAAATTCCTATCACAGTTTGCACGCAACAAAGAAACCGGAAAACTTTTATACACCAACTAG
- a CDS encoding glycosyl hydrolase, whose amino-acid sequence MKFNRKLKYRFLVLQAFIVLIGLVFTACKDNSASQNIQLKHGFLNPPDAAKPRVWWHWMNGNVTWEGAKADMDWMKRVGIGGLQSFDAGMTTPQVVDVRLPYMSRGWKDVFAKTAAYADSLDLELGIAASPGWSETGGPWVTAEDAMKKMVWSVTYVEGGNTFAEELPMPPTVTGVFQTSTAGGVLGGRAHGQKPPELYKDQKVIAFKIPADAKLPVPVITSSGGKLNAKALSDGVLEETAIDLPAAKNTGGISWIQFDYGQPVTVRGLILSSTIFAAYYNGLNPSYRSGTPPTQFRLEASDDGENWYDTKAKVQTGAPQRSISVDNVKARYFRFVSIKQAPVETQIIRRFERPAGPPPESIGIKELVLRGEATVHSFEEKAAFANNSWYYDLPSGTPGTEAVVKSEKVIDLTAQMQADGKLNWDAPEGSWIVMRIGYSLTGAMNRPASPEATGLEVDKLDSAAVRRYMETYLSMYTYATNGLIGEHGLKAIMFDSWEASNTNWTPLILNDFKRLRGYDPIPWLPVLAGYVVENAEKTDGFLFDWRRTIQQLLKENHYENLTRILHRRNLIRYGEAHEELYSTMGDGMEMKQSADIPMAAMWQVNKPGEIEGVYFNDNQESASVAHIFGQNISSTESFTGGRPYGTSPWDLKSTADAILLAGSNRFVIHTSTHQPITKGPGMTLGVGQYFTRNETWAEQARPWIEYLTRSSYMLQAGKAANEIAVFYGETSPVISQYRNSYPAVPKGYRYDYVNANVILNRLSVSDGIIVTPTGMNYKLIYFGNGTEKVTLPVLKKVLAMVREGAVLVGTRPDGSPSLSDNTEEVKEILDILWNGENVTAVEDGRVFNSDEVTQKILDQIDLAPDFKYSKPASDSHVMFIHRKLNSGGIYFLANRIDRAETIEASFRITGFKPELWDPATGTISEVSYRIDEDRTSVTVPLDRFGSVFVVFQQPTSEKSLSLSTQIERKISEIEGPWQVKFQAERGAPATAIFDELMDFRYNTDPGIRYFSGVASYSNEIEIPEDITRDENEIWIDLGQVYNLAEVWVNGKQAGTAWKPPFRVNITEHISTGTNQIEIRAVNLWVNRLIGDAQPGVKEKVTLTTRQFYRENSPLVPSGLIGPVQLVQSYRN is encoded by the coding sequence ATGAAATTCAATAGGAAACTGAAATATAGATTTTTAGTACTACAAGCTTTTATTGTATTAATTGGTTTGGTATTTACCGCTTGCAAGGATAATTCGGCAAGTCAGAATATACAGCTTAAACATGGATTTTTAAATCCGCCCGACGCTGCTAAACCTCGGGTATGGTGGCACTGGATGAACGGGAATGTTACCTGGGAAGGTGCTAAGGCCGATATGGACTGGATGAAACGTGTTGGTATTGGAGGGCTTCAAAGTTTTGATGCCGGAATGACCACGCCACAGGTTGTAGATGTGCGTCTTCCGTACATGTCTAGGGGATGGAAGGATGTGTTTGCAAAAACGGCCGCATATGCCGATTCGTTAGATTTAGAATTAGGTATAGCCGCATCGCCGGGCTGGAGCGAAACCGGAGGTCCCTGGGTTACTGCAGAGGATGCCATGAAAAAAATGGTCTGGTCGGTTACTTACGTCGAAGGAGGAAATACATTCGCTGAAGAATTGCCAATGCCGCCAACGGTTACAGGTGTTTTTCAGACCAGCACTGCAGGAGGCGTTTTGGGGGGAAGAGCTCATGGACAAAAGCCGCCGGAGTTATATAAAGACCAAAAGGTTATTGCATTTAAAATACCAGCTGATGCAAAATTACCTGTTCCGGTAATTACATCTAGTGGAGGAAAGTTAAATGCGAAAGCTCTTTCTGACGGAGTTTTGGAAGAAACAGCAATTGATTTGCCTGCCGCAAAAAATACAGGTGGCATTTCCTGGATACAATTCGACTACGGGCAACCCGTAACTGTAAGAGGGCTAATCCTGTCATCAACAATATTTGCGGCTTATTATAACGGACTGAATCCATCTTACAGAAGTGGAACTCCACCAACTCAATTCAGGCTTGAAGCCAGTGACGATGGTGAAAACTGGTACGATACGAAGGCAAAAGTTCAAACAGGGGCACCTCAACGTTCTATCTCTGTTGACAATGTAAAAGCACGATATTTTCGATTTGTAAGTATAAAACAAGCTCCGGTAGAAACCCAGATTATCAGGCGTTTTGAACGCCCGGCAGGACCTCCACCTGAAAGTATCGGAATTAAAGAACTTGTTTTACGTGGCGAAGCAACCGTTCATTCTTTTGAAGAAAAGGCTGCTTTTGCCAATAATAGCTGGTATTATGATTTGCCAAGTGGAACACCCGGTACTGAAGCAGTAGTGAAATCCGAAAAAGTGATTGATCTAACTGCGCAAATGCAGGCAGACGGCAAACTCAATTGGGATGCCCCTGAAGGAAGTTGGATTGTGATGCGAATTGGTTATTCGCTAACAGGAGCAATGAACAGGCCGGCTTCTCCCGAAGCAACTGGTCTTGAGGTGGATAAACTGGACAGTGCTGCCGTGAGACGATATATGGAAACCTATTTGTCGATGTACACATACGCTACCAACGGATTGATCGGAGAGCATGGATTAAAAGCAATTATGTTCGATAGTTGGGAGGCCAGTAATACAAACTGGACACCATTAATTCTGAATGATTTTAAACGATTACGCGGATATGATCCGATTCCATGGCTTCCTGTTCTGGCTGGTTATGTGGTTGAAAATGCTGAAAAAACTGACGGATTTCTTTTTGACTGGCGCAGAACAATTCAGCAGTTGCTAAAAGAAAATCACTATGAAAACCTTACCCGAATTCTTCACAGAAGAAATTTAATAAGATATGGTGAAGCTCATGAAGAGTTATATTCTACCATGGGTGATGGAATGGAAATGAAACAGTCGGCCGATATTCCGATGGCAGCCATGTGGCAGGTTAATAAACCCGGAGAAATTGAAGGAGTTTATTTTAACGACAATCAGGAATCTGCTTCTGTGGCACATATCTTCGGACAAAATATTTCATCTACCGAATCATTTACCGGAGGGCGTCCGTACGGAACTTCTCCATGGGATTTAAAAAGTACTGCAGATGCCATTTTACTGGCAGGATCAAACAGATTTGTAATTCATACTTCCACACACCAGCCAATTACCAAAGGCCCTGGAATGACACTTGGAGTTGGACAGTATTTTACGCGTAATGAAACCTGGGCGGAGCAGGCCAGACCGTGGATTGAGTACCTGACAAGATCGTCGTATATGTTACAGGCGGGAAAAGCCGCCAACGAGATTGCTGTATTTTATGGAGAAACATCTCCGGTAATTTCACAGTACAGAAACAGTTATCCCGCAGTACCGAAAGGATATCGTTATGACTATGTAAATGCAAACGTGATCTTAAACCGTTTATCAGTTAGTGACGGTATTATTGTTACACCAACGGGAATGAATTATAAACTCATTTATTTTGGTAATGGTACGGAAAAGGTAACGTTGCCGGTGTTGAAAAAAGTGCTGGCAATGGTTAGAGAGGGTGCCGTTTTGGTAGGTACTCGCCCCGATGGTTCACCAAGTTTGAGCGATAATACTGAAGAAGTGAAAGAGATACTGGATATTCTTTGGAATGGTGAGAATGTTACAGCGGTTGAAGACGGTCGTGTATTTAATTCTGATGAAGTAACACAGAAAATACTGGATCAAATCGACCTTGCACCGGATTTCAAGTATTCAAAACCTGCGTCCGACAGTCATGTGATGTTTATTCATCGTAAACTAAACTCAGGAGGTATTTATTTCCTTGCAAATCGTATTGATCGTGCTGAAACGATTGAAGCAAGCTTTCGAATAACGGGTTTTAAACCGGAGCTTTGGGATCCTGCAACAGGAACAATTAGCGAGGTTTCATACCGTATTGATGAAGATAGAACAAGCGTAACTGTTCCACTTGATCGATTCGGGTCGGTATTTGTTGTTTTTCAACAGCCTACATCAGAAAAGAGTCTTTCACTTTCAACTCAAATAGAGCGAAAAATTTCAGAAATAGAAGGACCCTGGCAGGTTAAATTTCAGGCAGAAAGGGGAGCTCCTGCAACAGCAATATTTGATGAGTTAATGGATTTTCGTTACAATACTGATCCTGGTATTCGCTACTTCTCTGGTGTGGCAAGTTATTCTAACGAAATTGAAATTCCGGAAGATATTACCCGGGATGAAAACGAGATTTGGATTGACCTGGGACAGGTGTACAACCTTGCAGAAGTGTGGGTAAACGGAAAACAGGCCGGAACGGCCTGGAAACCACCATTCCGGGTAAATATAACCGAACATATAAGTACTGGAACAAATCAAATTGAAATCAGGGCTGTAAACTTATGGGTAAACCGATTGATTGGTGACGCGCAGCCAGGTGTAAAAGAAAAGGTGACATTGACAACCCGACAGTTTTACCGCGAAAATTCACCATTGGTTCCGTCTGGATTGATTGGTCCGGTACAGCTTGTTCAATCATACAGGAATTAG